From one Acidobacteriota bacterium genomic stretch:
- a CDS encoding XisI protein, with protein MDTLNQYRDIIEKVLTNYAKIPNSNSELEDRVVFDHERDQYLWLCYGWDNKRHEHGVIAHLEIVNGKIWIQENNTEEGIATDLEAAGIPKNQIVLGFRHPDLRPYTEYAVA; from the coding sequence ATAGATACCTTAAACCAATACCGCGACATCATTGAAAAGGTATTGACGAACTATGCCAAGATTCCTAACTCAAATAGCGAACTTGAAGACCGTGTTGTTTTTGACCACGAACGAGACCAGTATTTATGGCTCTGTTATGGCTGGGACAATAAACGGCACGAACACGGAGTAATCGCGCATCTGGAAATCGTCAACGGCAAAATCTGGATTCAGGAAAACAACACCGAAGAAGGCATTGCCACCGACCTCGAAGCCGCAGGCATTCCCAAAAATCAAATTGTTTTAGGTTTTCGCCACCCTGACCTCAGACCTTACACCGAATATGCAGTCGCTTAG
- a CDS encoding type II toxin-antitoxin system HicA family toxin gives MPSFGATKRKDLIQYLRQLGFEGPYSGGKHQFMVKGAITLRIPNPHQGDISKDLLSRILRQAGIDKDDWEKL, from the coding sequence ATGCCAAGTTTCGGCGCGACTAAAAGAAAAGATTTGATTCAATATTTGCGGCAACTGGGATTTGAAGGTCCTTACTCTGGCGGCAAACATCAATTTATGGTGAAAGGCGCAATCACTCTACGAATTCCGAATCCACATCAAGGCGACATCAGCAAAGACCTGTTGAGCCGCATACTACGACAAGCCGGAATTGATAAGGACGACTGGGAAAAACTCTAG
- a CDS encoding type II toxin-antitoxin system HicB family antitoxin, with product MLTNYLKAAMRQARYEILPDDHSFYAEIPGFEGVYANAATLEDCREELAEVLEEWLLFRISRNLPVPVADGIELTIKEVA from the coding sequence ATGTTGACAAATTATCTGAAAGCCGCAATGCGACAGGCACGCTACGAAATCTTGCCCGATGACCATAGTTTCTACGCAGAGATTCCTGGCTTTGAGGGCGTTTATGCCAATGCCGCAACGCTGGAAGATTGCCGCGAAGAATTGGCGGAAGTTCTCGAAGAATGGCTGCTGTTTCGCATCTCCCGTAATTTGCCTGTACCAGTGGCTGACGGCATCGAATTAACCATCAAGGAAGTTGCCTGA
- a CDS encoding phosphatase PAP2 family protein, producing MATHLAIKPRLQFWQLAVGLCVLAYLALGILTHTLKTYHWFLLLAIPGALFAAERGRRFFIDWLPLFAFWLGYDRLRLVQPHLLSRVVVEAPYQLEAWLFGWLFAGEVPPHALRIWLATNSQQFFAQAILLSAQLIYFSHIFIFPLLMLFWWLKSVWFGASREIFARHLRAFTILNALAILTYLLLPVAPPWWVSLYGNAQPNAELVAQTNMAMAMDGALVQKMIGTAPMWFGAVPSLHGAYPVLFFLLALRQRNFSLLTGIVVYGLAMWFSTVVLNQHYIIDLFAGAILAFAAYRLGERLSRRFR from the coding sequence TTGGCGACGCATCTGGCAATCAAACCACGCTTACAATTCTGGCAACTGGCTGTGGGGCTTTGTGTGCTGGCGTATCTGGCGCTCGGTATATTGACTCACACGTTGAAAACCTATCACTGGTTTTTATTGCTGGCGATTCCGGGGGCACTATTTGCCGCTGAACGCGGTCGTCGATTTTTTATTGACTGGCTGCCGCTTTTTGCTTTCTGGTTGGGCTACGACCGCCTGCGTCTCGTCCAACCCCATTTGCTATCACGCGTCGTTGTCGAAGCGCCATATCAATTGGAAGCCTGGCTATTCGGCTGGTTGTTTGCGGGCGAAGTGCCGCCGCATGCGCTCAGAATATGGCTTGCAACCAACAGCCAGCAATTTTTCGCGCAGGCAATTTTGCTCAGTGCTCAACTCATCTATTTTTCACACATCTTCATCTTTCCATTGCTGATGCTTTTCTGGTGGTTGAAAAGCGTGTGGTTTGGCGCAAGCCGCGAAATTTTCGCGCGTCACCTGCGGGCTTTTACCATTTTGAACGCTCTGGCGATTCTCACCTATTTGCTCTTGCCCGTAGCGCCGCCCTGGTGGGTGAGTTTATATGGTAACGCGCAACCGAACGCGGAACTGGTGGCGCAAACCAATATGGCGATGGCGATGGATGGCGCGCTGGTGCAAAAGATGATTGGCACCGCGCCGATGTGGTTTGGCGCAGTGCCTTCGTTGCACGGCGCTTATCCGGTGCTATTTTTTCTGCTCGCCCTTCGTCAAAGAAATTTTTCTCTGCTTACGGGGATTGTCGTCTATGGTTTGGCGATGTGGTTTTCCACTGTAGTGCTCAATCAACATTACATCATTGATTTATTTGCCGGTGCGATTCTGGCATTTGCGGCTTACCGGTTAGGCGAACGCCTCTCCAGAAGATTTCGCTGA
- a CDS encoding helix-turn-helix transcriptional regulator has protein sequence MLAQSSFVSVPVEPPPFFQQGERFSSLANILDEINEGALLLNEEGQLLWRNRAFDKLLVDNREGHLLVAAVIEFASDFYQDLDGADFSGNHRGSSKIYDATVGRVEHEFVFSLLPKGMLGADCFLLCVVKRLASRWSNYEEHLRQSWSLTEREAQVAVECLRGKKNLEIADYLKISVETVNKHLDKVYQKAGVRGRAELASRLLDSTF, from the coding sequence ATGCTCGCTCAAAGTTCTTTTGTCTCTGTGCCCGTCGAACCACCGCCATTTTTTCAACAAGGAGAGCGGTTCTCCTCACTGGCTAATATCCTTGACGAAATCAACGAAGGCGCACTCTTACTCAATGAAGAGGGACAGTTGCTCTGGCGCAACCGCGCGTTTGACAAACTTCTGGTTGATAATCGCGAAGGTCATCTGTTGGTGGCTGCCGTCATTGAATTCGCTTCGGACTTTTATCAAGACCTCGATGGCGCGGATTTTTCAGGCAATCATCGCGGCAGTTCAAAAATCTATGATGCGACGGTCGGGCGCGTCGAACATGAATTCGTATTCTCGTTATTGCCCAAAGGCATGCTTGGAGCCGATTGTTTCCTGCTCTGTGTGGTCAAACGACTGGCGTCCAGATGGTCGAACTATGAAGAACACCTGCGCCAGAGTTGGTCGCTTACCGAACGCGAGGCGCAAGTCGCTGTTGAATGCCTGCGCGGCAAAAAGAATCTGGAGATTGCCGATTATCTCAAAATCAGCGTCGAAACGGTCAATAAACATCTGGATAAGGTTTATCAAAAGGCAGGGGTTCGCGGACGCGCCGAACTGGCATCGCGCCTCCTGGACAGCACATTTTAA